Part of the Mya arenaria isolate MELC-2E11 chromosome 8, ASM2691426v1 genome, CCACAAAACCATCTTTGAGTGTCTACTGTGTTATGTCAAAGCGGGTGACAGGTAATCCATTGTTGATTGCATACAGAGTACATAAAACAATGTATGAATTGTACTTGCTATTGTGCCTGTTAGCTGACAACATGCACTTATGAATGCgtacaatataatttttaagcAGTTGGATAAGAGCATTGTAgtttttccaaaaatatatcTTGTCTCCGGGAATTATTTAGAAATTAGTGTTAGATTGTTTCTAAACTGTTCAATCAATATCTTCATTCTATTGTAGAATGTGTGACATCCTTTTGGAAGAGAACATTGTTCAACTTTCAACTTATTGCCTAGAAATGGTGaggtttcattatttttgtttgattatcaCCTTACTCTACAGCAAAATAGTACCATGAGAAAATAGtactttcaatttcaaatttcatgttAAACTACTGCTATGGCGATttgtaatgtttgaaaatcggactccatttgctatcgaaaAGCGAAATCTAATCGGACCAAGTATTTCAATTttctatcggacaataatcaaAAGAttaggaatacattctttatatgctatagtcatgctttatgcaacagtaagtaaatttccataacctttGTCTGTCTATTATAAAATAGCACAAAAACACATActtcatgaaaataattgcacatcaaaattgaaaaaagatgcACACCACATGAAGAAAGTTATCTTAGCAtgttatccatgtaaaagcatattaaatatttgttatccagttttacattcaataacctgttatattgaagatttcattaaaatatataaatatcataatacttcacaaaaaaagtaaatttgtttataatgaaccataccaaaaaaggtttgaaaaacagaatgcatcgaaGCAGGATGCCCGATAATTGTAGTTAAGACCAGACCCACTACACTTTAGAGACAGAttattgaagttttatgaaatatgttaaatacaATTCGTAATTTTGGGAGTGTTTGTTAGTTTTCTAAGCAAAATTGTTTACGTTAACCGATTTTGTGTAAGAGAGTGGCatcccttgttaaaatgaacacatcaaGATTTTCTATTGTACTCGATACTCGTTTCATTACaagtgatttattttcatgCTGAACCTGTATAAATAATGGCAATATGCTCACAAAACTTGAACACATCAAAGCAAAATGtgttattcattaaaaatgtaatggtaatatgtatatacaactTCAGAATGcgttttttaatttcatcaaaatcgCTTTTGCCACCGACGTTTATCTTTGAAATAGAAATGGTATTATAATTTTAGCTCATTCACCCATTTTCCCCTTGAAAatctgtaaaagaaaaaaaataatttgatgtgtccacagcaaaactacatgtatactattgtacaaattcattttttgaagAAGTATagaatttgattttaaaaaatgcaatgactAATCACTATGCTGTTGTTTGTTTCCAGAATTCTTGTTCAATTTAGCAGCGCCAGGCTGCAGACTTTATCACCCAGGCTGCTAATATCTCAGTCAGGTAATATATGAAACCTAGAACTTGTGTAATTTCTAGGTGAAAAGTATCATCTCTGATACTTATTTCAAATTCACGTTTTTCACCCTTTCTACATGACATTGTATTTTCTGCCTataatgatgttatatattatcctatttattaaattgaatgGGTAGGTTTAGTTTTTTTCATGTGCAAATATCTGATTATCAATTTAAGTTGGTTGTGGACAAAATTCGAAATTTTGTGCATGATAGGGCCCTAAGTTTCTAGAATTTCGTTTTTTTTGCGGTCTCTGAAACCGGAGTTCCAaaaggaaacccacttgtccagctttaTGACCAcataccaattttaaatgtgtgCCCAGGACGGGATTTTTACCCAGGTCACCATAGATGTTGGAAGCCAGTAAACCTTTTTATACTTCAGCCTATATGTTTAATCAGTTTcagaatacatgttttaaaattactttttcatCTTTTGCTTCAGACTGCAGTAAGCCTTCAGAGGTCAGGACTTAACTGATGTTCTATTTGAACTACTGGTATCCACCATGTGTCAGAAGGTTTGAAAATATAGAAGCATTATCATAAGATGTGCTAACAAGAGTCTATACACAATCAAAACTTTACAAAATTGATCATTATTGGTCAaccaattgaccttacgacagcagcttctaagccacgccccctgatatcaagggagcgaactctgtctatgtccgtcaaacaaacgaggaagtaatggcgtctcgcgtcgtttcgctttccgatattcctgacaaattatcattaatgtgacattacaatgcgaaaaaaatagaagtcaaagAAATTGgtaactggctgctacatcggaaggctcgatatatctttagaaaatgacgatatctaacatttacggggtgaaatctatccaagtcaagagaaaatcggatagccgccatgttgtcaatattgacatcgatacaaaggaaaagcgtgtgtgtgacgcatactgtaaatgcaaacaagggtaagtttaacttttaataacaccggtctttcttacagtattgttgaaacaaagattaaatcatcgcacaatatgagtaaatcataaatggcccgaatggggaacccggaagtgacataaaataacagttacatgccagctatacagtttaaccttgtattctatagtatgagcagaaatggtttattggggttatgcataaaaagtttcagttctaagcgattgaacactctcccttatgaataataatgtaatagttgacaagtgacaatcgtgggtgataccaatctgtaacttttgcattgctcaaacattcacatgctttgatttttgttcttacagaaattgtggaacatgttcacacactctggctgtaaaagtagacctgggagaaaaagtgcccccggtgtggggctcgaactcacaaccatcagaacactagcccggcactctaaccaactaagctgaccgggcagctggttctaacccacacacactaccctccccccatttactggttaaggctggtggagggtctcctgctatttaccgttgacaccattaaagtattctgattgatggagataaggaagtccccttattattgtcttcaacaagcctaccgccACAGGGGACCTAGCATAAGACCGGAAACTGCCCCCCACACACGcacatgatatttgccagtccaggcaatgtcaaccgcaagagaaaaccagtgatgacaagttttacaaataatcggtaggacctattttaaagctttttataacatttagttttactttgctgtacaaaagtaatggactatttgtccagagaaaaacaacaaccacaaaacattagctattatcttgtcaatatttcattatgatatacatgtagaaagcaaacatcaaaggcattagcatttacagctagtattaaaatatttaacaatacatgtaactgatttattttaatattggcatcttttatttatttcaggaaagtgtggtcttttgaagagagttcttgaagttgttcagcatgttgttttgatggattcttagaaggatgtacctctatgatgttagcttcagttctggagtataacaccagttgttgcatatttaatatcagatttattaaatacattgttgttttgcaaacattacttaaactttgatatttctttggtgtttatgtatgatattgtaggtgaatatctctttattgcaatttgccaaatatattttaaaatatatagcattagctgaagttatttttcactgttaaagctgcactttcacagattgatcactttgacaacttacacaggattcgattgcatttatcatattttggctcggagaagtttgctttgtgatttatatattaggtcttaatttaaagaatgccaaaaataagccgattctgagacaaaaagtgtcaaactagaattctgtgagagtgcaactttaagaatactgttaatcgagtgtgcatgtgaaccggactctgaacattggatgaactatcattaaatattgtagatttacgtaaatggcccaaaagataagaataacaatgaaaatatgtacatgtttgacttgttctttattcataataagtctaagtctttGCAGCACATGTTTTgcagaatcaagttctaatgaacataataattgatttaaatgtacagtgaaataaattgttttatacagaaaataataccttaacgattcagaccgatctgttctcgttttgttttggtggctcaaatatttatctgagttttggaggaggcctagctggtgtgagctggtcaaatacagtagctgcttgagggtcagggttttcttgattggatttcccgtcgacaaagcgctgatatgaaaataagaaatctatgaaatgtgtcggaatgacagctacaaaagccattgtttacataggaaccatacgagtagatgagattcgtaagcatgcgatggttcggacaaaaatttagttgtacgatatttcctgatttactttgaaagcaaagcagtttataaaaactacataacggtatcaacaaaaatacctctatcttgaatgaaatcaatcgtgtccatgttgaaccggatattaaatggccattaatgccgatttgacaacacaagccaaagcataaatgtacgatgtttatagtttaaaaatagtaacacttatttaggtcatgcacggacaatttcagtattaaataaattttgagtggattgaaataagtagttttgttcaaaaaaatacttttgtacagacgtatagatgcttcgcctttgaacgatctttcaaaatttccaagttcagctgttgatgaggtcttccacagagtctgatacagcacttgcatttttctaaataactcgctggtttcgaatacggaacgaattggaagccatctttagtcggcctggctaccttgtatccgaattacaagtgccatgacaacacctttgtaccataatacttaaaagggcgaggaattgccagcgcatgtatatgacggactctggtcagtttgacggacaaaatggcggatagcaacacggcGTATCAGCcctacattctgattggctgataggacctgtcaatcaaatcctgtcgtaaggtcaattgtcTTGTTTTGTGCCATATGGGAAGCTGTTTTAGATACATTCAATCTGAACACTAGTTAAAAGTAGtagaattgattttttataatttaacaagCTAGCATTATGATCTTAGTTGCTCTTGTCATTTgatgtttacattgttttcacCGAATATGGTTGCTGTACAACGAGTTGAATACTGGAgcaaacatataacatattatatcaaaattacgGGCTTTACTTGTCACAACAAGCACAACATTCATTacattgtatgaagttcaaAATGTCTAGTTAATTTTATTAGTCTcctatatttattatttgtcacAAAACTTTGCATTATTGTACCATGTTAGTCGCatattttcatctttatttgaTATCAACTTGTGCACGCTTGTTACATATAAGTCAGGGATGGAATTTTACGGTTGCTAATTTCAAAACGCaagtagaataaaaaaaatgtgaggTGAAATTCCTGGCACTCGAATATTTTTACCAATGTGAAGCAAATCGACGTATTGGCTCAAACTGGCCTTTTCTCTTTTAAAAATCCTTTAAGgtagtttataaaacaacaataacgtGACCGTGTGTGGACGCTTGTCGCTGTATACAAATGGTAAACAGTTGTACATAATGCaacaatatatcaaattattgatTTGTCAACTTACTGGAAGTAAAACAACCTTTAAATAATTGCTAGAGGAACCCACCATTTCTGcttgttgtaaaaatggcacTAGCAAACTggcaaaataattaaactagatCCCTGTAAGTctcatatttccatttgttttatatgtcatCACCATGCACACATCTGTATGAAGCCATATATTTACAGGTGCAGGGAGCTGTGTGCCAGGCGTTTGCTTCTCTGACCTCAGGATCAGACGGGTAAAGTTCATTGCTTTTAGATTAAGACatgattatattttcaaagagtTAAATAACACCTTTCTTTAACAACAGTTGGTGGGTTCCATATCCAACGCTATCCTTGCTGTTTTTGTGAAAGCTTACTTTATCCTGCTGAATTATTGGTCAGTAcatgattgaaaatattttgcagGAGTTCTTGCTTGAAACGTTTGTACATGTGCCGCCTTGAAATACACAAATTACTGTTAGTGTtgatgttttagtttttgttgaTTCAATTAACTGGAAcataatgaaattttacattCACAGACTGTTTAAGTACCTGATGTACCCAGGACATGGCCTTGTACAAAAGGTTGTCTCGTTCCTGTCGAAGGCTTCAGATCACTCAGTTTCTGAAGGAGTTCTGTCTCTTATTGCAGCTCTTAGTCAACATGATAGGTTAGCAAACTATTCTTGTTCTTCTTTAGgaaattaataaaacttatgGGCTAACAAgagtttcttttttaaagttttagttaaatggtgctttttattatgaaactctataatcacacagttttaaaccttttattttataaggcagactgtgtgtaacgaaaaaaagtattttagtcTGTAAGAAACTAATGTTATGTAAATGAGACAagtatattgatgtatatatatgccTACTGTTCAAGTATTGTACTTCAACTTAcaactttattttgtcaaatattgtaGTGGTCATGATGATTTCAAGAAAGAATCATTAATGGAACCCATTGTTAAGAATCTCCAGAAAACTGATTGTCCTAAGGTAGGTATGTTTATTGTGAGAAACCTAAGGATTAAATTATCAAACTCTGTTATTATGTCAGACtatatatgatgatgatgatgtggtaATTATGCATTACCTTTCTTTAATACATAatacttgatatatttttatatatatgccaATATTctaagtatttattaaaatatctaaaaaccGAAATAACACATGTTTATTCAAAGGTTTTTAGCTaatgtctgtttttcgaagaaaaaggtcaaggtcataggcTGGGCTGTACTAAGTGACTTAGGTGtgcaaaacattaactttgGTAATAATTTAAGACTTCTTTAGATATTCAAAAGACTCTTGTTATCATGTTTCCGGTGACAatgcatgcatacatacatagcATAACTTCGGCTTCAATGATTTTTTGGTCATGGCATTTCTTAGACGGGAAAAAAACAGACATGCTTTGGCGTCCACTACAAGGTACTCTTGAGGAATTTCCTACCAGCACAAACATTTTGCTTTAAGGAAACATAAACCTGAATTAAAGACTCAAATAAAATCctattaatttaatttcagtgTATTGCGTTTTGTGTACAGCAATGTGACCATTTTGCCTCAACCCGTCGTAAACACAAGACCTTCCTCATAGAGCACCACATGATAACCATTCTCAACAGGTAAGGGTAACACGCATGCTGTAAACACAAGACATTCCTGAAAGAGCAAAATGTAACTCTCAATAGATCACGATACAACACCTAGTCAGAACTCAAGACATTTTTCTAAGAGCAGGTGAATCATTCACAATAGTTAAAGGTGAAATACCTTGTGTAATCGCAAGACCTTACTTCTTAGAGCACCACATGGTCATTACTTTGAACAGGTAAGGGTGACACACTTGGTGTGAACACAAAACTGCCCTCCTTATGTACCATATGGTCACCACTCCCAACAGGTCAGGATAACACACTCCCAACAGGTAAGGGTGACATACTTTGTATAAACACAAGACCCTCCGCTATAGCACCACGTGGTTACCACTCTGAACAGGTAAGGGTATCACACTTAGTGTAACCACAAGACATTCCTCCTAGAAGACATTCCTCCTAGATCATCACATAATCACCACTCTCAACAGATCAAGGTAACACACCTGGTTCGAATACAAGTCATTCCTCCTAGAGCACCACATAGGTGCCACTCTCAACAGATCAAGGTAACACACCTAGTTTGAATACAAGTCATTCCTCCTAGAGCACCACATAATCACCACTCTCAAAATGGTAAAGTAAACACATCTGACATAATTACTAGGCCTTCCTCATTGATCACCACATGATCACTATATGTATTCCCAGGAGGTTAGGGTGACACAAATAATGTAAACACACATGGCCTTCCTCATAAGGCACAATTTATCACTGCTCTTGTATGGTTAGGGTAGCATGCCTTGTGTTAACACAAGACCCTCCAACAAGATCACCACATGATTGCAAACCTCATGTTTGCACTGATCTCAGACAAAGGCCTGCCCTATATGACACAGCACCTGTATGTGTTGGCATACTTCCATagacttaaaatgtttgtagatCGACCATGATCTACCACCAGCTACAAGTAGTTTGGTATCCGGTCATATACTTCCCTTGATTTCAAATGCCGAGTATTTTTACATGATCTTAGATACGGAGCTACAACAAGCCACAAAGCAGCTATTAAGGGGCTCACATACTTCCATCGACTTTTAATGTCTAtgagtatatatttcaaatgttctgCGACCAAGAGTTACCACCAGCCATAAAGCAGCTTCATCATTCAAACTTACCttgatttcaaatgttgttgttgttgttgtttttcagaggATCTGCCACTAGtcacaaatcaacattttaagtTCTTAAGACTTTAAATGACTTTgaatatgtgtgtattttacaGAATCTTAGACCTAGAGATGCCTCCTGCAACAAAACAGCTTTGTAAAGACCTTAAGACTTCCCTTGATTTCAAGGTCCCTTCTGAGCCGATCAGAGGGCTTCTCTTGAAACCAGGAATGCAAGATATGGGTCCTATGTCA contains:
- the LOC128244111 gene encoding uncharacterized protein LOC128244111; its protein translation is MVAVQGAVCQAFASLTSGSDGLFKYLMYPGHGLVQKVVSFLSKASDHSVSEGVLSLIAALSQHDSGHDDFKKESLMEPIVKNLQKTDCPKCIAFCVQQCDHFASTRRKHKTFLIEHHMITILNRILDLEMPPATKQLCKDLKTSLDFKVPSEPIRGLLLKPGMQDMGPMSDSLVAPAVRWNQNSFVMLLVIKVCDVNPAANDLVTFTEDTVSFRALSRGVNYGFTYRLYDRVCVE